A stretch of the Phaeodactylum tricornutum CCAP 1055/1 chromosome 15, whole genome shotgun sequence genome encodes the following:
- a CDS encoding predicted protein gives MKPWLDRVTAAIGPDGYDPTMRRSLQSVVLYEAKRAVDAATSSERRPLERKNVLLAQARELVQTCTFLSPLQRSRILWRTMTSKEELDADVAWNRVRLIEKELAKLSKLIRPYLGTGKTHDQACDSIVHRLFDESTARQGRPVPTGWEHKHNHVILVFRLYYKGDQKDTRFPPPPSLTTTTTTTTSSSLHHSLLASPPKSSRRPTAPSSTIRSRATAPSSPTTHVSTVVGESSVETDASSWGPVNAVAASDERRKILQEVREHLELLKEFEDVISENDIAHRKRELFLALPPAPPVASAPPNKKVRYAS, from the exons ATGAAACCTTGGTTGGACCGTGTGACGGCGGCCATTGGGCCCGACGGATATGATCCGACGATGCGTCGGTCGTTGCAAAGTGTCGTTCTGTACGAAGCCAAGCGCGCCGTGGACGCAGCCACGTCGTCGGAGCGGCGTCCCCTCGAACGCAAAAATGTCTTACTCGCACAGGCCCGGGAGCTCGTGCAGACTTGTACCTTTCTCAGTCCGCTCCAAAGATCCAGAATTCTCTGGCGGACCATGACCagcaaagaagaattggACGCCGATGTGGCTTGGAACCGAGTACGGCTGATTGAAAAGGAGTTGGCCAAGTTGAGCAAGCTGATTCGACCCTATTTGGGCACGGGGAAGACACACGATCAAGCTTGCGACTCGATTGTTCACCGTCTCTTT GACGAGTCGACGGCACGCCAAGGGAGGCCCGTTCCTACAGGATGGGAGCACAAACACAATCACGTCATTCTGGTATTTCGACTCTACTACAAGGGTGACCAGAAAGATACACGATTCCCACCTCCCCCCTCActaacgacgacgacgacgacgacaacctCGTCGAGTCTCCACCACTCGCTGCTCGCCTCCCCACCAAAGTCGAGTCGGCGTCCCACCGCCCCGTCTTCCACCATCCGATCCCGTGCAACCGCCCCGTCGTCGCCTACTACTCACGTCTCTACCGTGGTCGGAGAATCGTCCGTGGAAACCGACGCTTCCTCGTGGGGTCCGGTCAACGCCGTGGCAGCGTCCGATGAACGGCGCAAGATTCTACAAGAAGTCCGGGAACATTTGGAACTCTTGAAGGAGTTCGAAGACGTCATTTCGGAAAACGACATTGCCCACCGCAAACGCGAACTCTTCTTGGCCCTGCCGCCGGCTCCGCCCGTGGCCTCGGCACCGCCCAACAAAAAGGTCCGGTACGCCTCGTGA
- a CDS encoding predicted protein has translation MTKSTLAPTIAVVVLYSLTLSTTAFSILSSFTGRPASMVPLHEVAVTASRSNRPPPTRNYWCMYDSSRDPPSAPEYNAWSVLATTEKWISQTLAAAETPDGNPYSRKEVSYDCDVANDAALLTAGVWRRLKEARQIGEEHGTQEVERKEQQGDDYEPRKLRLTSVVVLPANPGISESFAVFDNLLQQINQARRQSRDYVTDLSLEQLDERMHADEDAEEEWSISVNCAHLHPNFGEQTPEQVLEDLKDDEEIDVHYEEYKRKRLEARQSPYPTVVIEVRAMPPPPELVAPPKVSRSRAAKNQNAISAMDVQRLEALFGKTAHMNHPSSQRSGSEDSFYDALGSSLEEIHVVTPMKLAQQWIATHDPNLPKTSPVDLAAFTESKTSHVDEAYEFVFANIAMLRSQPQSRQYLVLPCFLSSAATSLQKFATQVETMVNIWPDLQHKVQVEMFHPEHVDSSRRSPVPILSLQWKERP, from the exons ATGACCAAGTCGACACTCGCACCTACTATAGCCGTCGTCGTTCTGTATTCGTTGACCTTGTCTACGACGGCTTTTTCCATCTTGTCATCCTTTACGGGTCGACCCGCATCCATGGTTCCACTCCACGAAGTCGCTGTAACGGCATCACGCTCCAACCGCCCCCCACCCACACGCAACTACTGGTGCATGTACGATTCGTCCCGTGATCCTCCCAGTGCTCCAGAGTACAACGCCTGGTCGGTACTAGCCACCACAGAAAAATGGATCTCGCAAACGCTGGCGGCGGCCGAAACTCCCGATGGCAATCCGTACTCACGTAAGGAAGTCTCCTACGATTGCGACGTTGCCAACGATGCAGCCTTGCTCACGGCAGGGGTCTGGCGACGCTTGAAGGAAGCGCGACAAATTGGTGAGGAGCACGGCACGCAAGAAGTTGAGCGCAAGGAACAACAAG GGGACGACTACGAGCCGCGCAAGCTTCGACTTACCAGTGTGGTAGTGCTACCGGCGAATCCAGGCATTTCGGAATCCTTCGCCGTCTTCGATAATTTGCTCCAACAGATCAACCAAGCACGTCGACAGTCTCGCGATTACGTCACTGATTTATCCCTGGAACAGCTCGACGAACGTATGCATGCGGATGAAGATGCCGAAGAAGAGTGGTCGATCAGCGTGAATTGTGCGCACTTGCATCCTAACTTTGGCGAACAAACACCGGAACAAGTCTTGGAAGATCTcaaggacgacgaagaaatcgatGTTCACTACGAAGAATAcaaacgaaaacgactcGAGGCTCGTCAGTCGCCCTATCCGACCGTGGTCATTGAAGTTCGTGCCATGCCGCCGCCGCCCGAATTGGTCGCTCCACCGAAAGTGTCCCGCAGCCGAGCTGCCAAGAACCAGAACGCCATATCCGCCATGGATGTGCAGCGCCTCGAAGCTCTCTTTGGAAAGACCGCGCACATGAATCATCCCAGTTCCCAGCGGAGCGGTAGCGAAGACTCCTTCTACGACGCGCTCGGCAGCTCCCTCGAGGAGATTCACGTGGTGACACCCATGAAGCTGGCTCAGCAGTGGATTGCCACGCACGATCCTAACCTTCCGAAAACATCGCCCGTAGACTTGGCCGCTTTTACCGAAAGCAAGACATCCCACGTAGACGAAGCTTACGAATTCGTCTTTGCCAATATTGCCATGTTGCGGTCCCAGCCACAATCACGTCAATACCTCGTTCTACCCTGCTTCTTGTCATCGGCTGCCACGTCCTTACAAAAGTTCGCCACGCAGGTGGAGACCATGGTGAATATTTGGCCCGATCTGCAGCACAAGGTTCAAGTGGAAATGTTTCACCCCGAGCATGTAGACTCTTCCCGGCGCTCCCCAGTACCCATATTGTCcttgcaatggaaggaaaGACCCTAG
- a CDS encoding predicted protein — translation MSTSFSAALTSSTTTAMEASATSPRKGHANSMVEASGSSATSAPAANAQSDNTRSGPLSEQQQTASTAASNNISYSAERIIGNGSFGVVFEAKVVGTGEVVAIKKVLQDKRFKNRELQIMKQLVRDPHTNIVGLKHCFYSQGEKPDELYLNLVLEFVPETVYSISRRHQKHSMQLPLMSVKLYLYQLSRALAHIHCLGICHRDIKPQNLLVHPQTQQLKLCDFGSAKALIQGEPNVSYICSRYYRAPELIFGSTDYTTAIDIWSQGCVGAELLLGQPLFPGDSGVDQLVEIIKVLGTPTKEEIRSMNSNYMEFKFPQIKGCQWKKIFRNKTPQDAMDFIAATLAYTPSERILPLEGCAHEFFDELRQESTVLSNGGGKLPPLFDFTTHELAKSPQLLTKLIPPHLKGSFEIPSVETDDVASATTPIPSSLDRKQEATLR, via the exons ATGTCCACATCGTTCTCGGCGGCTCTCACATCttcaacgacgacagcgatggAGGCTTCGGCAACTAGTCCCCGCAAAGGACACGCGAATAGTATGGTGGAAGCATCCGGTTCCTCGGCGACATCCGCTCCGGCAGCAAACGCGCAAAGTGACAACACCCGTAGCGGTCCCTTGTCGGAACAGCAGCAAACAGCATCCACCGCCGCGAGTAACAATATATCCTATTCAGCGGAGCGTATTATCGGAAACGGGTCGTTTGGTGTAGTTTTCGAAGCAAAAGTAGTGGGGACCGGGGAAGTCGTTGCGATCAAAAAGGTTTTACAGGATAAGAGGTTCAAGAATCGTGAACTCCAGATTATGAAACAGCTAGTCAGAGATCCTCATACCAATATCGTAGGGCTTAAGCATTGCTTTTACTCACAG GGCGAAAAACCGGACGAGCTGTACTTGAATTTGGTGCTTGAATTTGTACCGGAAACCGTATACTCTATCAGTCGAAGACATCAGAAGCATTCGATGCAACTGCCACTGATGAGCGTCAAACTCTATCTTTACCAGCTCAGCAGGGCCCTAGCTCATATCCATTGTTTGGGAATTTGTCACCGAGATATCAAACCGCAGAACTTATTGGTGCACCCGCAAACTCAGCAACTAAAATTATGTGATTTTGGTTCTGCCAAGGCGCTCATTCAGGGCGAACCTAACGTATCCTATATTTGCTCACGATACTACCGTGCACCGGAACTGATTTTTGGATCGACGGATTACACCACCGCGATTGACATTTGGTCGCAGGGTTGCGTGGGCGCAGAATTACTGCTTGGACAACCCCTATTTCCGGGAGATTCGGGTGTCGACCAGCTCGTAGAAATCATCAAGGTACTGGGGACACCAACTAAGGAGGAGATACGATCCATGAATTCGAACTATATGGAATTCAAATTTCCACAAATCAAAGGTTGTCAGTGGAAAAAGATTTTTCGTAACAAGACACCGCAGGACGCCATGGACTTTATCGCGGCGACCTTGGCTTACACGCCGTCGGAACGGATCTTGCCGCTCGAAGGATGCGCGCACGAATTTTTTGACGAACTGCGACAGGAGTCGACTGTACTGTCAAACGGAGGCGGCAAGCTCCCGCCTCTATTTGATTTTACAACTCACGAGTTAGCAAAATCGCCCCAACTTTTGACAAAGTTAATACCGCCGCATTTGAAAGGATCGTTCGAGATTCCATCGGTAGAAACTGATGACGTCGCTTCCGCAACAACTCCTATACCATCGTCACTGGATCGGAAGCAGGAAGCTACCCTTCGATGA